A window of the Virgibacillus pantothenticus genome harbors these coding sequences:
- a CDS encoding efflux RND transporter permease subunit translates to MKLIKTSVKRPVGVIMIVLAILALGAVSLRSLTVDLFPKIDLPVAVVATSYQDAAPQEVENLISRPIESAVSTVEGIETVQSQSQSGSSLVVLMFNNGTDLDQALLDVRESVDQVKDLLPSQAGDPNIMRFNPDQLPVMWVGLTGENAASLTKTADEQVVPFLERQGGVGSVNVEGGKEREIQLILDEAKLQQYGATAQTIMQSLTSTNQSASVGTVEKGDKDLQLRVTGEFESIDDIKQTIVQTESGATVHVDDLAEVKDDFKEQSGMTLVNGKPSVVLSILKKTDSNTVEVATNIEDSLQEIKQDLPSDVNLDIIIDTSDFIQMSIDSVVQNILIGGAISIFILLLFLKSIRATIVIGLSIPIAIITTFILMYFTGETLNILTLGGLALGLGMMVDSSIVILEHIYSYRQRGYSLKDAAIKGASELAPAVIASTTTTLVVFLPIIYVEGIASDMFTPLALAVSFSLITSLVVAITLVPMLSSKLLQKAMQDGGKRYWFDRFLGWLNTKYQKALKWVLGHRKTTVFVTVVAIVGSLALTPFIGAEFIPSADQGQLEIRVETDPGSSLKHTEEIVEQVNKELEPFESLIETNYVSVGGGDMVAGSSGSGNQAVYTMQLIPSTEREKTTIQVVQEIDDKLQGIAGAEITVNSMDSGMNMGDPIQVQLNGPEHEVLRDISEQVVREIEQIDGIYNPETSASEGVPQMNIEVNQEQAAMYGLNQEQVLGQIQMQFTGQVATQFRENGQEMDVTLMYPEEQRSKIEDLHDMKIQTPQGATISLDELAEFKQMSGPVSLQRENQQPQMNVSSQIVDRDLGTITQDVEKTLAGMELPEGYNYEIGGQAQDMTESFTELAIALVFSIFLVYAVMAVQFENFLFPLIVMFAMPTTVIGVMLGLFIVGIPLSIPAFIGIIMLAGIVVNNSIVLVDYINLLRRKGMERYAAILEAGPSRLRPILMTTLTTILAMIPLAMALGEGAEMQQPLAVTIIFGLGISSIFTLLLIPVIYTLFDDLTAKMAKRNNKKKDA, encoded by the coding sequence TTGAAGTTAATCAAAACATCAGTCAAACGTCCAGTAGGCGTTATTATGATTGTTCTAGCTATACTAGCTCTCGGTGCCGTTTCATTACGAAGCCTAACAGTTGATCTCTTTCCAAAGATTGATCTCCCAGTAGCAGTTGTAGCAACATCATATCAAGATGCAGCGCCACAAGAAGTAGAAAATTTAATTAGTCGTCCAATTGAATCAGCTGTTAGTACTGTAGAAGGGATAGAAACGGTTCAATCGCAATCACAATCAGGATCTTCCCTTGTTGTACTTATGTTTAATAACGGAACGGATTTAGACCAAGCTTTATTGGATGTAAGAGAAAGTGTTGACCAGGTGAAGGATCTTTTACCTAGTCAAGCGGGTGATCCGAATATTATGCGTTTTAACCCGGACCAACTGCCGGTTATGTGGGTTGGTTTAACCGGAGAAAACGCAGCATCTTTAACAAAGACAGCCGACGAACAAGTTGTCCCATTTTTAGAACGACAAGGTGGAGTAGGGTCTGTTAATGTAGAAGGTGGAAAAGAAAGAGAAATTCAATTAATTTTAGATGAAGCTAAGTTACAGCAATATGGTGCCACAGCGCAAACGATCATGCAATCGTTAACGAGTACAAATCAGTCCGCTTCGGTAGGAACGGTTGAGAAAGGTGACAAGGACCTTCAGCTTCGCGTAACTGGTGAATTTGAATCAATCGACGATATTAAACAAACGATTGTTCAAACCGAATCGGGGGCAACGGTACATGTTGATGACTTAGCTGAAGTGAAAGATGATTTTAAGGAACAATCTGGAATGACACTCGTCAATGGAAAGCCTTCTGTCGTCTTATCCATTTTAAAAAAGACCGATAGTAATACTGTAGAAGTAGCAACAAATATAGAAGATAGTTTACAAGAAATAAAACAAGATTTACCTTCAGATGTTAATTTGGATATCATTATTGACACATCTGATTTTATTCAGATGTCTATTGATTCAGTTGTGCAGAATATTCTTATCGGTGGGGCTATTTCGATATTTATCCTGCTCCTATTTCTGAAAAGTATCCGAGCAACCATTGTTATTGGATTGTCCATACCAATTGCGATTATAACAACGTTTATTTTAATGTATTTCACAGGTGAAACATTAAATATTTTAACATTAGGCGGTTTAGCACTTGGTTTAGGAATGATGGTCGATAGTTCGATTGTCATACTCGAACATATTTATTCCTACAGGCAACGTGGGTATAGTCTAAAGGATGCAGCTATAAAAGGGGCTAGTGAGTTAGCACCTGCAGTAATTGCTTCTACAACAACGACATTAGTAGTATTTTTACCGATTATTTATGTAGAAGGAATTGCTTCGGATATGTTTACCCCTTTAGCATTAGCAGTTTCTTTTTCGCTTATTACTTCATTAGTAGTAGCCATCACTTTAGTGCCGATGCTTTCTTCCAAGTTATTGCAAAAAGCGATGCAAGATGGAGGAAAACGTTATTGGTTTGATCGCTTTTTGGGTTGGTTAAATACAAAGTATCAAAAAGCTTTGAAATGGGTGCTCGGTCATCGGAAAACAACAGTATTTGTAACGGTTGTAGCGATTGTGGGGAGCTTAGCTTTAACCCCGTTTATTGGAGCGGAATTTATTCCATCTGCCGATCAAGGACAGTTGGAAATCCGAGTAGAAACAGACCCTGGAAGTTCTCTGAAGCATACGGAAGAAATTGTAGAACAGGTGAATAAGGAGTTAGAGCCTTTTGAATCTTTGATCGAAACGAATTATGTAAGTGTTGGTGGCGGTGATATGGTTGCTGGCAGCAGCGGCAGTGGAAATCAAGCTGTTTATACAATGCAGCTCATCCCCTCTACTGAACGAGAAAAAACAACGATTCAAGTCGTTCAAGAAATAGATGACAAATTACAGGGGATCGCAGGTGCTGAAATTACGGTAAATTCCATGGACTCCGGTATGAATATGGGGGACCCGATACAAGTCCAATTAAATGGACCAGAACATGAAGTATTGAGAGATATCTCTGAACAGGTTGTACGAGAAATCGAGCAGATAGACGGTATTTATAATCCAGAGACATCAGCTTCTGAAGGTGTCCCACAAATGAATATTGAAGTGAATCAGGAGCAAGCTGCGATGTATGGGTTAAATCAGGAACAAGTACTGGGACAGATTCAAATGCAATTTACGGGTCAAGTAGCTACGCAGTTTAGAGAAAATGGACAGGAAATGGATGTTACATTGATGTACCCAGAAGAGCAGCGTAGCAAGATAGAGGATTTGCATGACATGAAAATCCAAACCCCTCAAGGAGCGACGATCTCATTAGACGAGTTAGCTGAATTTAAACAAATGAGCGGACCTGTGAGCTTGCAAAGAGAAAATCAGCAACCGCAAATGAATGTGTCCAGTCAAATTGTCGATCGCGACTTAGGGACCATCACGCAAGATGTAGAGAAAACGTTGGCTGGCATGGAACTCCCTGAAGGCTACAACTATGAAATCGGCGGTCAAGCACAGGATATGACGGAATCATTTACAGAGTTAGCGATTGCATTAGTGTTTTCGATTTTCCTTGTATATGCAGTCATGGCTGTCCAATTTGAAAACTTTTTATTTCCGCTTATCGTTATGTTTGCTATGCCGACAACAGTTATTGGAGTAATGCTCGGGCTATTTATCGTCGGGATACCACTAAGCATTCCAGCCTTTATCGGAATCATTATGCTGGCAGGGATCGTTGTAAATAACTCGATTGTACTAGTGGATTATATTAACCTCCTGCGGCGAAAAGGAATGGAACGTTATGCGGCAATATTGGAAGCTGGACCAAGCAGACTGCGCCCAATATTAATGACGACACTAACGACTATATTAGCCATGATACCTTTAGCAATGGCGCTCGGGGAAGGAGCTGAAATGCAGCAACCACTCGCTGTAACGATCATTTTTGGTCTAGGTATATCCAGTATCTTTACACTTTTGTTAATCCCAGTTATTTACACATTATTTGATGATCTAACTGCTAAAATGGCTAAACGTAATAACAAGAAAAAAGATGCATAA